A region from the Halobacillus mangrovi genome encodes:
- the leuS gene encoding leucine--tRNA ligase → MAFDHKTIEKKWQNYWLDNKTFKTDSHSDKQKFYALDMFPYPSGAGLHVGHPEGYTATDILSRMKRMQGYEVLHPIGWDAFGLPAEQYALDTGNDPEEFTEQNINTFRRQIQELGFSYDWDREVNTTDPNYYKWTQWIFLKLYEKGLAYVDEVAVNWCPALGTVLANEEVIDGKSERGGHPVERRPMKQWMLKITAYADRLLDDLEELDWPESIKDMQRNWIGKSEGAEVTFTIAGTNQNFDVFTTRPDTLFGATYAVLAPEHPLVDQITADAQKENVEAYVDKAKNKSDLERTDLAKDKSGVFTGAYAVNPINGEKLPIWVADYVLMSYGSGAIMAVPAHDERDYEFAQKFELPIIPVVEGGNVEEEAYTGDGKHINSDFLNGLDKEEAIEKAISWLEENNKGEKKTTYRLRDWLFSRQRYWGEPIPVIHWEDGSVTPVAEEDLPIELPKTTEIKPSGTGESPLANIDEWVNVVDSETGMKGRRETNTMPQWAGSCWYYLRYIDAKNDEIFADYEKLKKWLPVDVYIGGAEHAVLHLLYARFWHKVLYDAGVVPTKEPFQKLFNQGMILGENNEKMSKSKGNVVNPDDIVYSHGADTLRLYEMFMGPLDASVAWSTNGLDGARRFLDRVWRLFVVDGNLSDAIKEDSEDDTLDKVYHETVKKVTENFEELRFNTGISQMMVFINEGYKANELPKEYVEGFVKLLSPVAPHLAEEIWEKLGHSETISYQAWPTYDESKLVEDEIEIVVQVMGKVRAKIMVNREASKEDLEKEALENEQIQEWLEGKTVRKVIAVPGKLVNIVAN, encoded by the coding sequence ATGGCTTTTGATCATAAGACGATCGAAAAGAAATGGCAGAATTATTGGCTGGACAATAAAACATTTAAAACAGACAGCCACTCTGACAAACAGAAATTCTATGCACTAGATATGTTCCCATATCCATCCGGTGCAGGGTTGCACGTGGGACATCCAGAAGGGTATACGGCAACAGATATCCTATCACGAATGAAAAGAATGCAAGGGTATGAAGTGCTTCATCCGATTGGGTGGGATGCCTTTGGCTTGCCTGCTGAGCAATATGCTCTTGATACAGGAAATGACCCGGAAGAGTTCACGGAACAGAACATTAATACGTTCCGACGCCAGATTCAAGAACTTGGCTTCTCTTACGATTGGGATCGGGAAGTGAATACGACAGATCCGAATTACTATAAATGGACGCAATGGATCTTCCTGAAACTTTATGAAAAAGGACTCGCCTACGTCGATGAAGTAGCTGTGAACTGGTGCCCTGCGCTGGGTACTGTGCTAGCCAACGAAGAAGTCATTGATGGAAAGAGTGAAAGAGGGGGGCATCCGGTTGAAAGACGTCCAATGAAACAGTGGATGCTGAAAATCACCGCCTATGCGGATCGCCTGCTTGATGATCTGGAAGAACTGGACTGGCCAGAAAGTATCAAGGATATGCAGCGTAATTGGATCGGAAAATCAGAAGGAGCGGAAGTTACGTTCACGATTGCTGGAACGAACCAGAACTTCGATGTATTTACCACAAGACCAGATACATTGTTTGGTGCTACGTACGCAGTGCTTGCTCCTGAACACCCCCTTGTAGATCAGATTACGGCTGACGCTCAAAAAGAGAATGTTGAAGCATACGTTGATAAGGCAAAAAATAAGAGCGATCTTGAGCGTACAGATCTTGCTAAAGATAAGTCCGGGGTGTTTACAGGCGCCTATGCTGTAAATCCAATCAACGGTGAGAAGCTTCCAATTTGGGTAGCAGACTATGTATTGATGAGTTATGGCAGTGGAGCGATTATGGCGGTTCCTGCGCACGATGAAAGAGACTACGAGTTTGCCCAGAAATTCGAACTTCCGATCATTCCCGTTGTGGAAGGCGGTAATGTAGAGGAAGAAGCTTATACTGGAGATGGAAAGCACATAAATTCGGACTTTCTGAATGGCCTTGATAAAGAGGAAGCGATTGAAAAAGCGATCAGCTGGCTTGAAGAAAATAATAAAGGTGAAAAGAAAACGACCTACCGCCTGCGGGATTGGCTGTTTAGTCGTCAGCGCTATTGGGGAGAGCCGATCCCTGTCATTCACTGGGAAGATGGTTCCGTTACTCCGGTAGCCGAAGAGGATCTTCCTATTGAACTTCCAAAAACGACAGAGATCAAACCATCGGGTACAGGGGAGTCTCCACTTGCGAATATCGACGAATGGGTAAATGTCGTTGATTCAGAAACCGGGATGAAAGGGAGAAGAGAAACGAATACGATGCCCCAATGGGCAGGAAGCTGCTGGTACTACCTTCGTTACATCGATGCAAAAAACGATGAAATTTTCGCTGATTATGAAAAACTAAAGAAATGGCTGCCTGTTGATGTGTACATTGGTGGAGCAGAACATGCAGTTCTTCACTTGTTATATGCTCGTTTTTGGCACAAAGTTCTATATGATGCTGGTGTAGTACCAACGAAAGAACCTTTCCAAAAGCTGTTCAACCAGGGGATGATCCTTGGGGAAAACAACGAGAAAATGAGTAAATCAAAAGGAAATGTTGTAAACCCTGATGACATTGTTTACTCTCATGGAGCAGATACATTGAGGCTTTATGAAATGTTTATGGGTCCTCTAGATGCATCGGTTGCATGGTCGACCAATGGATTGGACGGCGCACGCCGATTCCTTGACCGTGTGTGGAGATTGTTTGTTGTAGACGGAAACCTTTCTGACGCGATCAAAGAAGATAGTGAAGATGATACCCTTGATAAGGTTTATCATGAAACAGTAAAGAAAGTCACTGAGAACTTTGAAGAGCTCCGTTTCAATACAGGGATCTCCCAAATGATGGTCTTCATTAATGAAGGGTATAAAGCTAACGAACTTCCTAAAGAATATGTAGAAGGTTTTGTTAAACTGCTTTCCCCTGTTGCTCCCCACTTGGCTGAAGAAATATGGGAGAAGCTTGGTCATTCTGAAACCATCAGCTATCAGGCATGGCCAACCTATGATGAATCGAAATTGGTAGAAGATGAAATCGAGATCGTCGTTCAGGTGATGGGGAAAGTCCGTGCGAAGATCATGGTCAACAGAGAGGCTTCTAAGGAAGACTTAGAGAAAGAAGCCTTAGAGAACGAGCAGATACAAGAGTGGCTTGAAGGAAAAACAGTACGAAAAGTCATTGCAGTTCCTGGCAAGTTAGTCAACATTGTTGCCAATTAA
- a CDS encoding rhodanese-like domain-containing protein, translating into MSQIQEVSPQEVENMIENNEELTVIDVREDEEVAQGMVPTAKHIPLGQIPNEIDQLPKDQSYVMICRSGRRSMNAAEFMKEKGFQDVKNMEGGMLKWNGELVF; encoded by the coding sequence ATGAGTCAGATTCAAGAGGTTTCACCACAAGAAGTTGAAAATATGATTGAAAATAATGAAGAACTTACTGTTATTGATGTACGAGAAGATGAAGAAGTAGCCCAGGGGATGGTTCCTACGGCTAAACATATTCCTTTAGGCCAAATCCCAAATGAAATAGATCAGCTGCCTAAAGATCAATCTTACGTGATGATCTGCCGTTCAGGCCGTCGCAGCATGAATGCAGCTGAGTTCATGAAGGAAAAAGGGTTTCAAGATGTGAAGAACATGGAAGGCGGCATGCTGAAATGGAATGGAGAGCTTGTTTTTTAA
- a CDS encoding rhodanese-like domain-containing protein: MLLFYIITAVFLPFFAYDAYRKANLKPFHKSSGSMDEFCVIDIRDYISAAKCPYPGAENIPLSYLSRSLKDRFDCKKQVLLVTDDKRGAKLAAKIIRKHRRRSIYYVQS, encoded by the coding sequence ATGCTTCTATTTTATATAATAACTGCCGTTTTTCTTCCGTTTTTTGCTTATGACGCTTATAGGAAAGCCAACTTAAAGCCATTTCACAAATCTTCCGGTTCGATGGATGAATTTTGTGTGATTGATATACGGGATTACATTTCTGCCGCCAAGTGTCCATACCCTGGAGCAGAAAATATTCCATTGAGCTATTTATCTCGGTCTCTCAAAGATCGTTTCGACTGTAAAAAACAAGTGCTGTTAGTGACTGATGATAAAAGGGGCGCAAAATTAGCTGCAAAAATCATTCGCAAACATCGACGAAGGTCTATCTATTATGTTCAATCCTGA
- a CDS encoding GNAT family N-acetyltransferase → MKHFGERWLSSASNAFILHSTTYLYIAEDQQSNITGFACFKETGTFGPMGGSLTHRKKRIGELLFLTCFNQLKKLGHDKVLIEQAGPIEFYEKTCGAIISHPLA, encoded by the coding sequence ATGAAGCATTTTGGAGAACGATGGTTAAGTTCAGCATCTAACGCATTTATCCTACACAGTACCACTTATCTTTATATCGCTGAAGACCAGCAATCCAATATAACTGGGTTTGCTTGTTTCAAAGAAACAGGCACGTTTGGTCCTATGGGTGGATCGCTAACTCACCGTAAGAAGCGGATTGGAGAATTATTATTCTTGACCTGTTTCAACCAATTAAAGAAGCTAGGACATGATAAAGTATTAATAGAACAAGCAGGTCCAATAGAATTTTACGAGAAAACGTGTGGAGCGATCATAAGCCATCCTTTAGCATAG
- a CDS encoding GNAT family N-acetyltransferase, producing the protein MEVKKIDAEDTLSMRHGILRANQPKEASQYPKDLEQNTFHLGAFHDNTLVSIASFFDEKTDKIETESQYRLRGMATLPEWRGKGAGSLIIKEAETILQQRDVDVLWCNARTSAAGYYDRLNFKQVGEVFDLPPIGPHVISYKKIEKL; encoded by the coding sequence GTGGAAGTTAAAAAAATTGACGCTGAAGATACTCTATCAATGCGCCACGGTATTTTACGGGCGAACCAGCCAAAGGAAGCAAGTCAATACCCAAAAGATTTAGAACAAAATACGTTTCATCTAGGTGCTTTTCACGATAACACTCTAGTTAGCATAGCCTCTTTTTTTGATGAGAAAACAGACAAAATAGAAACAGAATCACAATATCGGCTACGGGGAATGGCCACTCTTCCTGAATGGAGAGGGAAGGGGGCTGGATCACTGATCATCAAAGAAGCGGAAACCATATTGCAGCAAAGAGACGTAGACGTTCTCTGGTGTAATGCACGCACAAGCGCTGCAGGTTATTATGACCGTTTGAACTTCAAACAAGTCGGAGAAGTATTTGACTTACCTCCGATAGGTCCTCATGTCATTTCCTATAAAAAAATCGAGAAGCTCTAA
- a CDS encoding BaiN/RdsA family NAD(P)/FAD-dependent oxidoreductase: MTYQVTVIGGGPSGLMAAIAAAEQGVDTLLIDKGKKLGTKLAISGGGRCNVTNRLPEEEVIKHIPGNGKFLYSPFSVFNNYDIIDFFEGLGVALKEEDHGRMFPVSNKAKDVVQALLNRLDELNVEVRKSTPVEAIHYGENGHQIILKNKEKISTKAVILAVGGKAVPHTGSTGDGYAWAKKAGHTITELFPTEVPLISKDPLIKEKTLQGLSLRDVDVSVLNQKGKRIVTHRMDMLFTHFGLSGPAILRCSQYVVKEFMKGHRPVTIEIDALPDKNESELYEYLQELVKDQSKKAFRNVIKGIVPERLLDYLLSQTNVNHEDKAANISNQTLQALVQLLKHFEVSIHDSQPIEKAFVTGGGVSIKEIVPNTMQSKMMNGLYFCGEILDIHGYTGGYNITSAMVTGRVAGMHAAWESMG, translated from the coding sequence ATGACTTATCAAGTAACCGTAATAGGAGGAGGCCCCTCAGGACTGATGGCAGCTATTGCAGCTGCGGAACAAGGCGTGGACACCCTCCTCATTGATAAAGGAAAAAAGCTTGGCACAAAGCTCGCCATTTCAGGAGGAGGTCGATGCAACGTAACGAACCGTTTGCCAGAAGAAGAAGTGATCAAGCACATTCCCGGCAATGGAAAGTTCCTTTACAGCCCGTTTTCCGTCTTTAACAACTATGACATTATCGATTTTTTTGAAGGACTGGGAGTAGCTTTAAAAGAAGAAGACCATGGCCGGATGTTTCCTGTCAGCAATAAAGCGAAGGATGTCGTTCAAGCGTTATTGAACCGGCTGGATGAATTGAATGTAGAAGTGCGCAAATCAACTCCTGTAGAAGCCATTCACTACGGAGAAAATGGGCACCAGATCATACTGAAAAACAAAGAAAAAATTTCAACAAAGGCGGTGATTCTTGCAGTGGGAGGAAAAGCGGTTCCGCATACGGGGAGTACAGGGGACGGCTACGCATGGGCAAAGAAAGCTGGCCATACCATAACGGAACTATTTCCTACAGAAGTGCCGCTAATCTCCAAAGACCCTTTAATTAAAGAAAAAACCCTACAGGGGCTTTCGCTAAGAGACGTTGACGTTTCCGTACTCAATCAGAAAGGAAAACGCATAGTCACTCACAGGATGGACATGCTTTTCACTCACTTCGGCCTCTCTGGCCCAGCGATCCTGAGGTGTTCTCAATATGTAGTCAAAGAATTTATGAAGGGGCACAGACCTGTAACGATAGAAATCGATGCTCTTCCTGATAAAAATGAAAGCGAACTGTACGAGTACCTCCAAGAACTTGTTAAAGATCAGTCTAAAAAAGCTTTCCGTAATGTAATAAAAGGAATTGTACCAGAACGATTATTGGATTACTTGTTGAGTCAGACAAATGTAAATCATGAAGATAAAGCAGCCAATATTTCTAATCAAACCTTACAAGCCCTTGTCCAGCTGCTGAAGCATTTTGAAGTCAGTATTCATGACTCTCAACCGATTGAGAAAGCTTTTGTCACTGGCGGCGGAGTCTCTATAAAAGAAATTGTACCGAATACGATGCAGTCGAAGATGATGAACGGACTGTATTTTTGTGGGGAGATTTTAGATATTCATGGTTATACAGGAGGATATAATATTACATCTGCCATGGTAACAGGACGTGTTGCCGGAATGCATGCCGCTTGGGAATCGATGGGATGA
- a CDS encoding putative polysaccharide biosynthesis protein, producing the protein MSKLLKGTMLLTAGTFLSKFLGMIYTVPFENMVGEEGTDLFSVAYIPYSILLSLSSMGVPVAVSKFVSKYNSLGDYETGRRMLKAGIQLMAVTGVIAFLLLFFSAEEVAARTFGADSGLVEDGAMVIRMVSFALLVIPPMSITRGFFQGYESMAPTAVSQVIEQIVRIVFLLVSVFIIIQIMQGELAQAIGFATFAAFVGGIASCITLFVYWRKRKPYLDRQLAAQEFTYGLSSKEMFKELFSYAGPFILVGIATPLYQLIDQFTFFKAMDAAGLGERANGAFSAMNFLSHKLVMIPVTFGIGLSLALLPAITQSFTNKKMTQLNHQVNQALQIIALIIIPAVVGLSVVAIEAYGTFYGVENVTFKGNLLRWYAPVGLFLALYTVTSSILQGINRQNFAVISLGTGILLKLAFNWWFIQMYGAKGAIIATGFGVAAAVILNFWRIFSSIEFSYQQLFKRTLLISILTTIMALSVFAMKWLLGFFFDPIEKRIDALIVLILSIGFGGAVYFWLTYQTTLLERVLGGRVRILDKFLKRR; encoded by the coding sequence ATGTCGAAGCTTCTTAAAGGAACCATGTTATTAACAGCAGGAACTTTTTTATCCAAGTTTCTTGGAATGATTTATACTGTTCCATTTGAAAATATGGTAGGGGAAGAAGGGACGGATCTTTTCTCTGTCGCTTATATTCCCTACAGTATTTTACTTAGTTTATCGAGTATGGGGGTACCTGTAGCTGTCTCCAAATTTGTATCTAAGTATAACAGTCTTGGTGATTATGAGACAGGCAGGAGAATGCTAAAGGCTGGTATTCAACTCATGGCTGTCACGGGTGTGATCGCATTTCTTCTCTTATTCTTTTCAGCAGAAGAAGTGGCAGCTAGAACATTCGGTGCGGATAGCGGCCTCGTTGAGGACGGAGCGATGGTTATTCGAATGGTGAGCTTCGCTCTGCTTGTCATTCCACCCATGAGTATTACTCGAGGGTTTTTCCAAGGATATGAATCGATGGCACCTACAGCCGTCTCACAAGTTATTGAACAAATTGTAAGAATTGTGTTCTTGCTTGTTTCAGTCTTCATTATTATTCAAATCATGCAAGGGGAGCTTGCCCAGGCCATCGGGTTTGCCACTTTTGCCGCATTTGTCGGTGGGATCGCATCATGCATTACCCTTTTCGTATACTGGAGAAAAAGAAAACCCTATCTGGACAGGCAGCTGGCCGCGCAAGAATTTACTTATGGTCTATCATCTAAAGAGATGTTCAAAGAATTATTCAGCTATGCGGGTCCATTTATTTTAGTTGGAATTGCTACACCGCTTTATCAATTGATCGATCAGTTTACGTTCTTCAAAGCAATGGATGCAGCTGGATTAGGAGAACGCGCAAATGGTGCTTTTTCAGCCATGAACTTTCTTAGTCATAAGCTGGTCATGATTCCCGTTACATTTGGTATTGGACTATCCTTAGCGCTTTTACCTGCGATTACGCAATCCTTTACGAATAAAAAAATGACGCAATTGAACCATCAAGTAAATCAGGCGCTGCAAATTATTGCACTCATTATTATTCCAGCTGTTGTCGGGCTTTCTGTGGTTGCGATTGAAGCATATGGCACATTCTATGGTGTAGAAAATGTAACCTTTAAAGGGAACCTGCTGCGCTGGTATGCACCAGTCGGCCTCTTTTTAGCTTTGTACACCGTCACATCGTCTATCCTCCAAGGAATCAACCGCCAGAATTTTGCTGTTATCAGTTTAGGAACAGGAATTCTATTGAAGCTTGCTTTCAACTGGTGGTTTATTCAAATGTACGGTGCTAAAGGAGCGATAATCGCTACAGGTTTTGGTGTAGCCGCAGCTGTCATATTGAATTTTTGGCGGATTTTCTCAAGTATTGAGTTTTCCTATCAGCAATTGTTCAAAAGGACTTTGCTCATTTCCATTCTTACAACAATTATGGCTCTTAGCGTATTTGCTATGAAATGGTTATTAGGATTCTTCTTTGATCCAATTGAAAAACGAATCGATGCGTTAATCGTCTTGATCCTTAGTATTGGTTTTGGAGGAGCCGTGTATTTCTGGCTTACCTATCAAACGACTCTGCTAGAGCGTGTTCTTGGAGGACGTGTTCGCATCTTAGATAAATTTTTGAAACGCCGGTAA
- a CDS encoding pseudouridine synthase encodes MRIDKLLANMGYGTRKEVKALLKGGNVRVNGEPEKSAKTHIDPEKDSVTVMGEEVEYREFIYLMMNKPGDLISATEDANEMTVIDILQPEDYIFDPFPVGRLDKDTEGLLLITNDGQLNHRLTSPKKDVGKTYYAQIDGRVTEEDVEKFSKGVTLDDGYKTKPGQLKVLTSGEISEIELTITEGKFHQVKRMFEAVGKKVTYLKRVSMGELKLDPELELGEYRELTDEEVEYLKSMTNLD; translated from the coding sequence ATGAGGATTGATAAACTCTTAGCTAATATGGGTTATGGAACACGTAAAGAAGTGAAGGCTTTATTAAAAGGTGGAAATGTCCGGGTGAACGGTGAACCGGAAAAAAGTGCAAAAACACATATAGATCCTGAGAAGGACTCGGTTACAGTAATGGGAGAAGAAGTTGAATATAGAGAATTCATCTATTTAATGATGAATAAGCCGGGGGATCTCATTTCAGCTACAGAGGATGCGAATGAGATGACGGTTATTGACATTCTTCAGCCAGAGGATTATATATTTGATCCTTTTCCTGTCGGCAGACTGGATAAAGATACAGAAGGCTTATTGCTAATTACAAATGACGGTCAACTGAACCATCGTCTAACGTCTCCGAAGAAAGATGTTGGAAAAACATACTATGCACAAATCGATGGAAGAGTAACGGAAGAGGATGTAGAGAAATTTTCTAAAGGCGTGACTCTGGACGACGGTTATAAGACGAAGCCAGGCCAGCTTAAGGTACTAACTTCTGGTGAAATATCTGAAATCGAATTGACGATTACCGAAGGAAAATTCCATCAAGTGAAGCGGATGTTTGAAGCAGTGGGTAAAAAAGTAACGTATTTAAAACGAGTTTCTATGGGAGAACTAAAGTTGGATCCTGAACTCGAATTAGGAGAATATCGTGAATTGACAGATGAAGAAGTTGAATACTTGAAATCAATGACAAATTTAGATTGA
- a CDS encoding HTH domain-containing protein, with protein sequence MNHPSSRMLNRIKAVYLFIKDRGTVSTNELADEFGITDRTMQRDLSILEYNGLVASPNRGKWTITEKKVKIS encoded by the coding sequence TTGAATCATCCATCATCCCGCATGCTCAACCGCATTAAAGCTGTCTACCTCTTTATTAAAGACCGAGGAACAGTCTCGACGAACGAGTTAGCAGATGAGTTCGGCATTACCGATCGAACGATGCAAAGAGACCTTAGTATTCTGGAATATAACGGACTTGTAGCAAGTCCTAATCGTGGAAAGTGGACCATTACTGAAAAAAAAGTTAAAATATCATAA
- a CDS encoding potassium channel family protein: protein MVLIRRLLMKMVKINNTVLFLSSAFLVILSSILIVLVENDTFPTLFDGFWWVMTTVTTVGYGDYYPVSVAGRVIAIILYVVGIGLIGVVIGKIIDGLAAFRKKRLEGDIVYKGSGHFIIIGWSHKAQFAVKEILETDAKAEVVILDQLKEAPLLEENIHYIKGDASDLATLEKANLPDAKAVLVFADDHLNNDQMIDGKTLLIASSIEAIASNVHTVVEIMEEKHIKNFKHAHIDEFIISNETISSLAVRSAFRKGVSEIYGQLLRRSVGEDLYHVPVHSTWKTYGDAFQSLLKDGATLIADRNDLAINRKLDDALPADAELYVVCDNVTYEKIMKKGAPS, encoded by the coding sequence TTGGTACTTATTAGAAGACTTCTAATGAAAATGGTTAAAATTAACAACACTGTATTGTTTCTATCAAGCGCCTTTCTTGTGATTTTATCCTCTATTTTAATCGTTTTAGTGGAAAATGATACGTTTCCAACACTTTTTGACGGGTTCTGGTGGGTAATGACAACAGTGACTACTGTCGGATACGGAGATTATTACCCTGTTTCTGTAGCAGGGAGAGTCATTGCTATTATTTTATACGTGGTTGGAATTGGTTTGATTGGGGTAGTGATTGGGAAAATCATCGACGGTCTTGCTGCCTTTAGAAAAAAACGCTTGGAGGGTGATATTGTGTATAAAGGTTCGGGACATTTCATCATAATTGGCTGGTCACACAAAGCGCAGTTTGCTGTCAAAGAAATTTTGGAAACAGATGCTAAAGCAGAAGTTGTCATCTTAGACCAATTGAAGGAAGCTCCCCTTTTGGAGGAAAATATTCATTACATAAAAGGCGATGCCTCTGATTTAGCTACATTGGAAAAAGCTAATCTACCTGACGCGAAAGCTGTATTGGTCTTTGCTGACGATCATTTAAATAATGACCAGATGATTGACGGAAAAACCTTGTTGATCGCCTCCTCCATAGAAGCCATTGCTTCAAATGTTCATACGGTCGTGGAAATCATGGAAGAAAAGCACATCAAGAACTTTAAGCACGCCCATATTGATGAATTTATCATCTCAAATGAAACCATTTCCTCACTTGCTGTACGTTCTGCTTTTAGAAAAGGAGTTTCTGAAATTTATGGTCAATTGCTTCGTCGTTCTGTAGGAGAAGACTTGTATCATGTTCCCGTTCATTCCACTTGGAAGACCTATGGTGATGCCTTTCAATCTCTCCTAAAAGATGGGGCTACTCTTATTGCTGATCGAAATGATTTGGCAATCAATCGCAAACTGGATGATGCTCTCCCGGCAGATGCTGAACTTTACGTGGTTTGTGACAATGTGACTTATGAAAAGATTATGAAGAAAGGAGCCCCATCATGA
- the pepV gene encoding dipeptidase PepV codes for MNMNLLSQEYEQEFLNKVTKLLEIPSVYEESVSYPFGKPIDDALRMMLTIAEKDGFTTKNVDGRAGHVEFGEGEEVLGILGHLDVVPAGKGWSTPPFEPVLKEGKLYARGAQDDKGPVMAAYIAMKILKDQGFKPKKRIRLIVGTDEERDWKGMEYYFAREEMPAFGFSPDATFPVIHAEKGLLDFYMTYNLNQETDSTSDAELLKITGGDRLNMVPDEAFALVRSDKELYTHFHEFLRDHGLEGTLEKSHEENTIIVKGKSVHASKPETGVNAITGLVSYLLTLPLSKKDAALLSTIQQTFEKTDGSGLQLEQTDNESGPLTMNVGSIEWNRNQCQVGVNLRYPVTADPEGILSTLRKAAHENLGELEVYDHLRALYIDKDHHFVQTLLRVYNDATGEEESAISIGGATYARALKAGVAYGALFASSPDTAHQNDEHVLLSDMIKAIEIYAASIYELTK; via the coding sequence ATGAATATGAATCTTCTCAGTCAAGAATATGAACAAGAATTTCTAAATAAAGTTACAAAACTTTTGGAGATTCCGAGTGTGTATGAAGAAAGCGTGAGCTATCCATTTGGAAAGCCAATTGATGACGCTCTTCGTATGATGCTTACCATTGCAGAAAAAGATGGCTTCACTACAAAGAATGTAGACGGACGTGCCGGTCATGTTGAATTTGGTGAAGGTGAGGAAGTGCTTGGAATCCTCGGCCACCTGGACGTAGTCCCAGCAGGTAAAGGCTGGTCAACTCCCCCTTTTGAACCAGTATTAAAAGAAGGGAAACTATATGCCAGAGGAGCTCAGGATGACAAAGGCCCCGTAATGGCTGCTTATATCGCTATGAAAATTCTTAAGGATCAGGGGTTTAAACCTAAGAAGCGCATCCGTTTGATTGTAGGTACGGATGAAGAAAGAGATTGGAAAGGAATGGAGTATTACTTCGCAAGAGAAGAGATGCCTGCATTCGGTTTCTCACCTGATGCCACATTCCCTGTCATTCATGCGGAAAAAGGGTTGCTAGACTTTTATATGACTTACAACTTGAATCAAGAAACAGATTCCACTTCTGATGCAGAACTCCTTAAAATCACTGGGGGAGATCGGCTGAATATGGTTCCTGATGAAGCTTTTGCGCTAGTTCGGTCAGATAAGGAATTATACACTCATTTCCATGAGTTTCTGCGGGATCATGGACTAGAAGGTACGCTTGAAAAGAGCCACGAGGAGAACACGATAATTGTAAAAGGGAAGTCCGTGCACGCCAGCAAGCCAGAGACTGGAGTTAATGCAATCACCGGATTAGTTTCTTACTTACTGACGTTGCCTTTAAGTAAGAAAGATGCTGCTCTGCTCTCTACTATTCAGCAAACTTTTGAAAAAACAGACGGCAGCGGGCTGCAGTTGGAACAGACTGATAATGAATCTGGGCCTCTAACGATGAACGTTGGTTCTATTGAATGGAACAGGAATCAATGTCAGGTAGGGGTGAATCTGAGGTACCCTGTCACAGCAGACCCTGAGGGGATTTTGTCAACTCTTCGAAAGGCTGCACACGAAAATCTAGGAGAATTGGAAGTCTACGATCATTTGAGGGCTCTTTATATAGATAAAGACCATCATTTTGTCCAAACACTGCTTCGTGTCTATAATGACGCAACGGGAGAAGAAGAGTCTGCAATTTCGATTGGAGGAGCTACATACGCACGAGCACTTAAAGCTGGTGTTGCCTATGGTGCGCTATTTGCTTCTAGTCCTGATACGGCTCACCAAAACGATGAACATGTACTTCTTTCAGATATGATAAAAGCGATTGAAATTTACGCTGCTTCCATCTATGAATTGACGAAATAA